Proteins encoded by one window of Microtus pennsylvanicus isolate mMicPen1 chromosome 18, mMicPen1.hap1, whole genome shotgun sequence:
- the Serpinh1 gene encoding serpin H1 translates to MRSLLLATLCLLAVALAAEVKKPVEAAAPGTAEKLSSKATTLAERSTGLAFSLYQAMAKDQAVENILLSPLVVASSLGLVSLGGKATTASQAKAVLSAEKLRDEEVHSGLGELLRSLSNSTARNVTWKLGSRLYGPSSVNFVDDFVHSSKQHYNCEHSKINFRDKRSALQSINEWASQTTDGKLPEVTKDVERTDGALLVNAMFFKPHWDEKFHHKMVDNRGFMVTRSYTVGVTMMHRTGLYNYYDDEKEKLQILEMPLAHKLSSLIILMPHHVEPLERLEKLLTKEQLKAWMGKMQKKAVAISLPKGVVEVTHDLQKHLAGLGLTEAIDKNKADLSRMSGKKDLYLASVFHATAFEWDTEGNPFDQDIYGREELRSPKLFYADHPFIFLVRDNQSGSLLFIGRLVRPKGDKMRDEL, encoded by the exons ATGCGCTCTCTCCTTCTGGCCACCCTCTGCCTCTTGGCTGTGGCGCTGGCAGCCGAGGTGAAGAAGCCTGTCGAGGCGGCAGCCCCCGGTACTGCCGAGAAGCTGAGTTCCAAGGCGACCACCCTGGCAGAGCGCAGCACAGGTCTGGCCTTCAGCCTGTATCAGGCCATGGCCAAAGACCAGGCGGTGGAGAACATCCTCCTGTCCCCCTTGGTGGTGGCCTCATCCTTGGGTCTGGTGTCCCTGGGCGGTAAAGCCACCACGGCGTCACAGGCCAAGGCGGTACTGAGTGCGGAGAAGCTGCGGGATGAGGAGGTGCACTCGGGGCTGGGTGAGCTGCTACGCTCCCTCAGTAACTCCACAGCGCGCAACGTGACCTGGAAGCTGGGCAGCCGCCTGTACGGGCCCAGCTCCGTGAACTTCGTGGACGACTTTGTGCACAGCAGCAAGCAGCACTACAACTGTGAGCACTCCAAGATCAACTTCCGGGACAAGCGCAGCGCCCTGCAGTCCATCAACGAGTGGGCTTCGCAGACCACCGACGGCAAGCTGCCCGAGGTCACCAAGGACGTAGAGCGCACGGACGGGGCGCTGCTCGTTAACGCCATGTTCTTTAAGC CACACTGGGATGAGAAATTTCATCACAAGATGGTGGACAACCGTGGCTTCATGGTGACTCGCTCCTATACCGTGGGTGTTACCATGATGCACCGGACAG GCCTCTACAACTACTACGATGACGAGAAGGAGAAGCTACAGATCTTAGAGATGCCCCTGGCCCACAAGCTCTCCAGCCTTATCATCCTCATGCCCCACCACGTGGAGCCCCTCGAGCGCTTGGAGAAGCTGCTGACCAAAGAGCAGCTAAAGGCCTGGATGGGGAAGATGCAGAAGAAGGCTGTCGCCATCTCGCTGCCCAAGGGAGTGGTGGAAGTGACCCATGACCTGCAG AAACATCTGGCTGGACTGGGCCTGACGGAGGCCATCGACAAGAACAAGGCAGACTTGTCTCGCATGTCCGGCAAGAAGGACCTGTACCTGGCCAGCGTGTTCCATGCCACTGCCTTCGAGTGGGACACAGAGGGCAACCCCTTTGACCAAGACATCTATGGGCGTGAGGAGCTGCGCAGCCCCAAGCTGTTCTATGCCGATCACCCCTTCATCTTCCTGGTGCGAGATAATCAGAGCGGCTCCTTGCTCTTCATCGGGCGCCTGGTCCGGCCCAAGGGAGACAAGATGAGAGATGAGTTGTAG